A genomic window from Meiothermus cerbereus DSM 11376 includes:
- a CDS encoding zinc-binding dehydrogenase, with protein MRAVWMESRGGPEVLRYGEIAPPALEAGQVRVAVKAVALNHLDIWVRKGVASPRLPLPHILGCDIAGEVESVGAGVGGIKPGDAVVVNPGVSCGRCERCLGGQDNLCPEYQILGEHRWGGYAELVTVPSANILPKPAGLGWLEAASLPLTFLTAWQMVVDKLQVRPGEDVLVMAAGSGVSVAAIQIAKLHGARVIATASNEEKLAKAKALGADEGVNYSQPDWHKEVRRLTGGKGADAVVDHTGAQYWEGVIKATAWGGRISLVGASSGYEATTPLSHIFYRQLSIFGSTMASKSRLFPILKFVEEGRLLPVVGATLPLSQAAEGHRLLEARSVFGKVVLEV; from the coding sequence ATGCGAGCAGTATGGATGGAGTCCAGGGGAGGCCCGGAGGTCTTGCGCTATGGCGAAATTGCCCCCCCAGCACTGGAAGCCGGGCAGGTGCGGGTTGCCGTGAAAGCGGTGGCGCTCAACCACCTCGATATCTGGGTGCGCAAGGGCGTAGCCAGCCCCAGGCTTCCCCTACCCCACATTCTGGGGTGCGACATTGCTGGCGAGGTGGAGTCGGTAGGTGCTGGTGTTGGCGGTATAAAACCTGGGGATGCTGTGGTGGTGAACCCAGGGGTCTCGTGTGGTCGGTGCGAGCGCTGTCTGGGCGGGCAGGATAACCTCTGTCCTGAGTACCAGATTCTGGGTGAACACCGCTGGGGCGGGTATGCCGAGTTGGTCACGGTTCCTTCGGCCAACATCTTGCCCAAGCCAGCTGGGTTGGGCTGGCTCGAGGCCGCTTCGTTGCCCCTCACCTTCCTGACCGCCTGGCAGATGGTAGTGGACAAGCTACAGGTTCGGCCTGGCGAGGATGTGCTGGTCATGGCTGCGGGTTCGGGGGTCTCGGTAGCGGCCATTCAGATCGCCAAGCTGCACGGCGCACGGGTTATCGCCACTGCCAGCAACGAAGAAAAGCTGGCCAAAGCCAAAGCCCTGGGCGCAGATGAAGGGGTCAACTACAGCCAGCCCGACTGGCACAAAGAAGTTCGCAGGCTTACCGGAGGCAAAGGCGCCGACGCGGTGGTAGACCATACCGGAGCCCAGTACTGGGAGGGGGTCATTAAGGCCACCGCCTGGGGTGGGCGGATTAGCCTGGTAGGCGCCTCTTCAGGCTACGAGGCCACCACCCCGCTTTCGCACATCTTTTACCGTCAGCTCTCTATTTTTGGCTCCACTATGGCCTCCAAAAGCCGCCTCTTCCCTATCCTGAAGTTTGTTGAGGAGGGGCGATTATTGCCTGTGGTGGGGGCAACCCTGCCCCTCAGCCAGGCCGCCGAGGGACACCGCCTACTGGAAGCACGCAGCGTATTTGGCAAGGTGGTTTTGGAGGTTTAG
- a CDS encoding ABC transporter substrate-binding protein produces MTMWKRNVRWGVLAAALLAMSMGFAQQRVVNVICSVTQNWCEALGPAFKQATGIDVRIVSVSTNEALARLRAEQANPTFDVWFGGTGDPHYEAFKDAITEWYRVKAYNDLSPTMKAAIGTTYTPLYQGILGFGVNPKVLQDRGAPIPRCWKDLANPAYRGLIQVSNPNTSGTAYTQIATLVQLFGEEEAFNLMKSYHRNVAEYTRSGVAPRIALGRGEIGIGIQFMHDLVEFKKQGFPIEIVAPCEGTGYEIGGLSLVRGAKNKANAQAFMDWAVSPEGQAVAFRVGIFSLPSNTKTPLVEGIPNPKDFKLINYDAKKFGDPDLRTRLITRWTREVFPLPRR; encoded by the coding sequence ATGACTATGTGGAAGCGGAATGTCCGCTGGGGGGTTCTTGCGGCTGCACTCCTGGCCATGAGCATGGGCTTTGCCCAACAACGGGTGGTCAATGTGATATGCAGTGTGACCCAAAACTGGTGCGAGGCCCTTGGGCCGGCCTTCAAGCAGGCTACCGGCATTGACGTGCGCATCGTCAGCGTCTCGACCAACGAAGCCCTGGCCCGCCTGCGGGCCGAACAGGCCAACCCCACTTTCGATGTCTGGTTCGGCGGTACCGGCGACCCCCACTACGAGGCCTTCAAGGATGCCATCACAGAATGGTATCGCGTAAAGGCTTACAACGACCTCTCGCCCACCATGAAAGCGGCCATCGGCACCACCTACACCCCGCTCTACCAGGGCATCCTGGGCTTTGGTGTCAACCCCAAAGTACTACAAGACCGGGGCGCGCCCATTCCGCGTTGCTGGAAGGATCTGGCCAACCCGGCCTATAGGGGCCTGATCCAGGTCTCAAACCCCAACACCTCGGGAACCGCCTACACGCAGATTGCTACCCTGGTTCAGCTTTTTGGCGAAGAGGAAGCATTTAACCTAATGAAAAGCTACCACCGGAACGTGGCCGAGTACACCCGCTCGGGCGTCGCCCCGCGCATTGCCCTGGGGCGCGGCGAGATTGGGATTGGGATTCAGTTCATGCACGACCTGGTGGAGTTCAAGAAGCAGGGTTTCCCCATCGAAATTGTGGCCCCTTGTGAGGGCACCGGTTACGAAATTGGGGGCCTAAGCCTAGTACGTGGGGCCAAAAACAAGGCCAACGCGCAGGCCTTCATGGACTGGGCTGTCTCGCCAGAGGGGCAAGCAGTAGCCTTCCGGGTGGGAATATTCTCGTTGCCCTCCAATACCAAAACCCCCCTGGTAGAAGGCATTCCCAATCCTAAAGACTTCAAGCTGATCAACTACGATGCCAAGAAGTTCGGGGATCCCGACCTACGCACCCGACTGATTACCCGCTGGACTCGAGAAGTCTTCCCACTGCCCCGCCGCTAA
- a CDS encoding transposase, producing the protein MGLGLQPEYVLFDSWYASARLLQYIREHGKQLRYFRRGPYWSALGYLRGGIPVVVYRRGSKFYASSDLELDWPTLRSLHKIRSTIEQTFRVLKQECGWEGVQQQSIPAYRRHLTLGLLAFIYLDQLKSRRKTTPYKLRRQLISGKLKVSELELQRFLEAA; encoded by the coding sequence GTGGGGCTGGGCCTCCAACCGGAGTACGTACTGTTCGACTCCTGGTATGCCAGTGCCCGCTTGTTGCAATACATCCGAGAGCATGGCAAGCAGCTCCGCTATTTCCGCAGAGGCCCTTACTGGTCAGCGCTGGGGTATCTCAGGGGTGGCATTCCAGTGGTGGTCTACCGGCGGGGGAGCAAGTTCTATGCCAGCAGCGACCTGGAGTTGGACTGGCCCACCCTGCGAAGCCTGCACAAAATCCGCTCCACCATTGAGCAGACCTTCAGAGTCTTGAAGCAAGAATGCGGTTGGGAGGGGGTACAGCAGCAATCCATCCCCGCTTACCGCCGCCATCTCACCCTTGGGCTGCTGGCCTTCATCTATCTGGACCAGCTCAAATCACGCCGCAAAACCACTCCCTACAAGTTGCGACGACAGCTCATCTCCGGCAAGCTCAAGGTCAGCGAGCTTGAGCTACAGCGATTCCTCGAAGCTGCGTAA
- a CDS encoding rod shape-determining protein: MAGLFSFRGEDVGIDLGTASVLIYVRGKGIVLREPSVIAMVSDTKEVKAVGAEAYRMLGRTPGNIVAARPLKDGVIADYTLTERMLTLFIKKVLPPLRFFRPQVMVGVPSGVTEVERRAVVQAIVEAGAKRAYLIDEPLAAAIGAGIKIAEPTGSMVVDIGGGSSDIAVISLGGIVRSTSLRIAGNEFDDSIIRYIRNKYNLLIGERTAEDLKIKIGAAKHVPGEQGMVAEVRGRDLISGLPKSIEVTTDDVVEALKEPLEKIVQGVKSVLEITPPELVADIIDRGILLTGGGALLRNLDLLLQEATGVPVVVAENAVEAVALGTGKALDMLHVLRDALVTSDNVLKR, encoded by the coding sequence ATGGCTGGGTTATTTTCGTTTCGCGGGGAAGACGTGGGTATTGATTTGGGCACCGCCTCGGTGCTCATTTATGTGCGTGGCAAGGGTATTGTGCTGCGGGAGCCCTCGGTTATCGCTATGGTGAGCGACACCAAAGAGGTCAAGGCAGTAGGGGCCGAGGCTTACCGGATGCTGGGGCGTACCCCTGGCAACATTGTGGCGGCGCGTCCCCTAAAAGATGGCGTAATCGCCGACTATACCCTGACCGAGCGAATGCTCACCCTGTTTATCAAGAAAGTCTTGCCGCCCTTGCGCTTTTTCCGGCCACAGGTGATGGTGGGTGTGCCTTCTGGCGTGACCGAGGTCGAGCGCCGGGCGGTGGTGCAAGCCATCGTGGAGGCAGGCGCCAAGCGGGCCTATCTGATTGACGAGCCCCTGGCCGCGGCCATTGGCGCGGGTATCAAAATTGCCGAGCCGACCGGCAGCATGGTGGTGGATATTGGGGGAGGTTCCAGCGACATTGCGGTTATTTCGCTCGGTGGAATTGTGCGTTCGACCAGCCTGCGTATAGCCGGTAACGAGTTTGACGATTCCATCATCCGGTATATTCGCAACAAGTACAACCTGCTGATTGGAGAACGCACCGCCGAGGATCTCAAGATAAAAATTGGCGCCGCCAAACATGTGCCGGGTGAGCAGGGTATGGTGGCCGAGGTGCGGGGCCGCGACCTGATTTCGGGTTTGCCCAAGAGCATTGAGGTGACCACTGATGATGTGGTAGAGGCCCTCAAAGAACCCCTCGAGAAAATCGTTCAGGGGGTAAAGAGTGTGCTCGAGATCACCCCACCCGAACTGGTGGCCGACATTATCGACCGGGGCATTTTGCTTACCGGTGGGGGCGCCTTGCTGCGCAACCTGGACCTGCTGTTGCAAGAGGCGACAGGGGTTCCGGTGGTAGTGGCCGAAAACGCGGTTGAGGCGGTGGCCCTGGGGACGGGCAAGGCCCTCGACATGCTCCACGTACTGCGAGACGCCCTGGTTACTTCCGATAACGTATTGAAGCGGTAG
- a CDS encoding NYN domain-containing protein, translated as MKTALFIDGSYMYDAAKRLGWNIDHRKAIGVFSKPEDLYNAFYYAPVTDSNDERQQKFLDALVFMGYTVRSRETHGDPRFEAMIATDLLITAPRWERAVVASGSGDLSHTLSALRAQGKEIHLLGVPELTDLELRNQSDRYLDLRELQPQLERTGGGRRSYPSSSDEGFTSEEQSSLAQRLMDNLEDELQ; from the coding sequence ATGAAGACGGCTTTGTTTATTGACGGCTCCTACATGTACGATGCGGCCAAGCGTTTGGGGTGGAACATTGACCACCGGAAGGCGATTGGGGTTTTTTCCAAACCCGAAGACCTCTACAACGCCTTCTACTATGCGCCCGTCACCGATAGCAACGATGAACGTCAGCAAAAATTCCTCGATGCGCTGGTGTTTATGGGCTACACCGTTCGCAGCCGCGAAACCCATGGCGACCCCCGCTTCGAGGCCATGATTGCTACCGACCTGCTCATTACCGCACCCCGCTGGGAGCGGGCTGTAGTAGCCAGCGGTTCGGGCGACCTGTCCCACACCCTTTCGGCCTTGCGGGCCCAGGGCAAGGAGATTCACCTGCTGGGCGTACCCGAACTCACCGACCTCGAGCTGCGCAACCAGAGCGACCGCTACTTAGACCTGCGCGAGCTGCAACCCCAGCTCGAGCGCACCGGAGGAGGGCGGCGCAGTTATCCCAGCAGCAGCGATGAAGGCTTCACCAGCGAGGAGCAAAGCAGCCTTGCCCAACGGCTGATGGACAACCTCGAGGACGAGCTACAGTAA
- a CDS encoding UDP-3-O-acyl-N-acetylglucosamine deacetylase — translation MTIRGIGLHSGEFSTVRFHLAEGPVRFRVGGLELRPLASAVVDTTRCTVLGQQNLRLMTVEHLLAALFIRGIWEGLVLEVTGPEIPILDGSAREWLAALADFPALGPQPVPLNGAIRVVEGRSSVLAQPGEQFSLTATVLFPHPKIGYQQVQCPPTSLEELAAARTFGFLHEVKRLQASGLIKGASLENALVFSEHGFVNTPRKLHEPVWHKALDFLGDLYLAGRPYRGQFVAHRASHRLHVELAKLLQG, via the coding sequence ATGACGATACGTGGAATTGGTCTTCACAGCGGTGAATTCAGCACGGTACGGTTTCATCTGGCCGAGGGGCCGGTGCGCTTCAGGGTGGGGGGGCTCGAGCTGCGCCCCCTGGCCTCGGCGGTGGTTGACACCACCCGTTGCACGGTTTTGGGCCAGCAAAACCTGCGCCTGATGACGGTTGAACACCTGCTGGCGGCGCTATTTATTCGGGGAATTTGGGAAGGTCTGGTGCTCGAGGTAACCGGTCCGGAGATACCCATTCTGGATGGCAGCGCCAGGGAGTGGCTGGCGGCCTTAGCGGATTTTCCGGCGCTAGGCCCCCAGCCTGTGCCGCTGAACGGAGCCATCCGGGTGGTGGAAGGGCGCAGCAGCGTGCTGGCCCAGCCGGGCGAGCAGTTTTCCCTTACCGCAACTGTGCTTTTCCCCCATCCCAAGATTGGCTACCAGCAGGTGCAGTGCCCCCCCACGTCGCTGGAAGAACTGGCTGCGGCCCGAACCTTTGGCTTTTTGCACGAGGTAAAACGGCTGCAGGCTAGCGGGCTAATCAAAGGGGCTTCGCTGGAGAACGCCCTGGTGTTCAGCGAGCACGGCTTTGTTAATACCCCCCGAAAGCTGCACGAGCCTGTGTGGCACAAGGCCCTGGATTTTCTGGGCGATTTGTACCTGGCTGGCCGGCCCTACCGGGGTCAGTTTGTAGCCCACCGGGCCTCGCACCGGCTGCATGTGGAACTGGCAAAGCTGCTTCAAGGCTAA
- a CDS encoding ABC transporter permease, translating to MAVIRKPSPSGIASGRSPAWIAGLTALMSLLLLPWSRTDRSLLEFDSKLLVLNQAPLLGGVLLAIVVVLALSSLLHLPLVQRGYALVGLGGAGFLAGVGWLITTSVPFGIGAFIALAALLVVVGIGLSESGIIQNDPFVTSSILVCSLFVLLFIVYPLFTVLRESVMVKGAFTLNKIQSVLTSPLFITIENPYTDRSEQQLVYLITLVAGILGAGLAARGGLRWPRVFTGLGVGLVLGWIVGAGIFGGGAFPTSLYLALIVAPITTALGLVFALLEQRSRTAWVRRSLGVVSLLPLITPPFVFAFALIYWLGRSGIITSDLLGLKTSFLFGINGVAIAQIFAFTPVAFLILRGSVQGLNPALEEASTTLRAHPWQTFRDITWPLLRPGLAAAFLLTIIESLADFGNPMLLGGDRNFLATEVFLALTGRYDPNEAAVYGAVLLCLVLTIFGLQRLWLGNTSFVTVTGKPGAGNFSPLPVWLERTLQTILALWGLAVVLLYLSIFYGSFVQIWGINNSFTLKHYLDLTNLGLPVLFKTAQLAFLSAIIATLVGFLIAYLVSRQQFWGRGLLEVGSMLSFATPGTVMGVAYILAFNTGPWLLTGTGIIIVLALVFRNMPAAVRGVISGLSQIDKSLEEASTLLRAPSSTTLRRVLLPLLIPQLLAGLVFAFVRGMTAISQIIFLISPGNTLATVLMLRWIEQGDLGRGAAMATVMIFGLLTVILILFAVSRRLGRGTSLESAV from the coding sequence ATGGCGGTAATAAGAAAACCAAGCCCCAGCGGCATTGCCAGTGGGCGATCTCCGGCCTGGATCGCCGGACTTACTGCACTGATGAGCCTGTTGCTGTTGCCGTGGAGCCGTACCGACCGCAGTCTGCTCGAGTTCGATAGCAAGCTGCTGGTTTTGAACCAAGCACCCCTGCTGGGCGGGGTACTACTGGCGATTGTGGTGGTTCTGGCACTTTCAAGCTTGCTGCATCTACCCCTGGTACAGCGGGGCTATGCCTTGGTGGGGCTGGGCGGCGCAGGGTTCTTGGCTGGCGTGGGCTGGCTGATCACTACTTCGGTGCCTTTTGGAATAGGGGCTTTCATCGCTCTAGCAGCGCTGCTGGTAGTGGTGGGCATCGGCTTGAGCGAGTCGGGGATAATCCAGAACGATCCCTTTGTAACCAGTAGCATCCTGGTGTGTTCCCTGTTCGTGCTGCTGTTTATTGTTTACCCGCTCTTTACGGTGTTGCGCGAGTCGGTGATGGTAAAAGGCGCTTTCACCCTGAACAAGATTCAAAGCGTTCTGACCTCCCCCCTCTTCATCACCATCGAAAACCCCTACACCGACCGTTCAGAGCAACAGTTGGTTTACCTGATCACCCTGGTCGCAGGAATACTTGGGGCAGGGCTTGCAGCACGCGGGGGCTTGCGCTGGCCTCGAGTCTTCACTGGCTTGGGGGTGGGTCTGGTGCTGGGCTGGATCGTGGGTGCGGGCATTTTCGGCGGCGGGGCTTTCCCCACCAGCTTATACCTCGCCCTCATCGTGGCCCCCATCACCACAGCGCTGGGACTGGTTTTTGCCCTGCTGGAGCAGCGCTCCAGAACCGCCTGGGTGCGCCGCAGCCTGGGGGTGGTGAGTTTGCTGCCCCTAATCACCCCGCCTTTTGTGTTCGCCTTTGCCCTCATTTACTGGCTGGGTCGCAGCGGCATCATTACCAGCGACCTGCTGGGCCTCAAGACCAGCTTTCTGTTTGGTATCAACGGGGTGGCGATCGCACAAATTTTCGCCTTCACCCCGGTGGCTTTCCTTATTTTGCGCGGCTCGGTACAGGGCCTGAACCCCGCCCTCGAGGAGGCCTCGACCACCCTACGGGCCCACCCCTGGCAGACCTTCCGCGACATTACCTGGCCGCTGTTGCGCCCTGGGCTGGCCGCTGCTTTTTTGCTCACCATCATCGAGTCGCTGGCCGATTTCGGCAACCCCATGCTGCTGGGGGGTGATCGCAACTTCCTGGCCACCGAGGTTTTTCTGGCCCTCACAGGACGCTACGACCCCAACGAGGCCGCGGTCTATGGCGCGGTGCTGTTGTGTCTGGTACTGACCATATTTGGCCTTCAACGGCTTTGGCTGGGAAACACTTCGTTTGTCACAGTTACGGGCAAGCCGGGGGCCGGCAACTTCTCGCCCCTTCCGGTCTGGCTCGAGCGCACCCTGCAAACCATCCTGGCCCTGTGGGGCCTGGCGGTGGTGCTGCTGTACCTCTCTATTTTCTACGGCTCCTTTGTGCAGATATGGGGCATCAACAACAGCTTTACTTTAAAGCACTACCTAGACCTGACCAACCTGGGCCTGCCGGTGCTGTTCAAAACCGCTCAACTGGCTTTCCTCAGTGCCATTATCGCTACCCTGGTCGGCTTTTTGATCGCCTACCTGGTCTCGAGGCAGCAGTTTTGGGGGCGAGGGCTCTTGGAAGTGGGCTCGATGCTTTCTTTCGCCACTCCCGGTACCGTGATGGGCGTGGCTTACATTCTGGCCTTCAACACCGGCCCCTGGCTGCTCACCGGCACCGGCATCATCATCGTGCTGGCGCTGGTCTTTCGTAACATGCCGGCAGCAGTGCGGGGGGTTATCTCGGGCCTTTCACAGATTGACAAGAGCCTCGAGGAGGCCTCTACCCTGCTGCGGGCTCCCTCCAGCACCACCCTGCGCCGGGTGTTGTTGCCCTTGCTCATCCCGCAGCTTTTGGCCGGGCTGGTTTTTGCGTTTGTGCGCGGCATGACCGCCATCAGCCAGATTATTTTCCTGATTAGCCCTGGAAACACTCTGGCCACCGTGCTGATGCTGCGCTGGATCGAGCAAGGCGACCTGGGCCGGGGCGCAGCCATGGCCACGGTGATGATTTTCGGGCTGCTCACGGTCATCCTGATTTTGTTTGCCGTCTCGAGGCGGTTGGGACGCGGCACCTCGCTAGAGTCCGCGGTGTGA
- a CDS encoding ABC transporter ATP-binding protein: MQQTVTANQRGTQNAVSVRLEGIVKKFGKVTAVEKVDLELPAGKLVTLLGPSGCGKTTILRMVAGLERPTEGRILFGGEDVTRLPAYLRDITMMFQSYALFPHMNVYQNIAYGLQVTRRPKEEIRERVAEVVRLVGLTGLEERPVAALSGGQQQRVALARSLVMQPRILLFDEPLSNLDAKLRKRVREEIRDIQQELGITSLYVTHDQEEAMAISDLVVLMNKGVIEQQGDPRTLYTRPVSRFAADFIGRANFIEGHYSGGLIQVAGYSQPHQQSGISGKVTVMVRPEALRVFREGEGLEGTMHGVAFLGSSTEFSVDTAVGRLEGVVAGDAPELPGRGEKVKVQFAPQGTFLLPG; encoded by the coding sequence ATGCAGCAAACAGTAACAGCCAATCAGAGGGGTACGCAAAACGCAGTCTCGGTGAGGCTCGAGGGCATCGTCAAGAAATTTGGCAAAGTCACCGCGGTAGAAAAGGTGGATTTGGAGCTGCCCGCAGGAAAGCTCGTCACCTTGCTGGGCCCTTCGGGTTGTGGCAAAACCACCATCCTGCGCATGGTGGCCGGACTGGAGCGCCCTACCGAAGGCCGCATTCTGTTCGGCGGAGAGGATGTGACCCGCCTGCCGGCCTACCTGCGCGACATCACCATGATGTTCCAGAGCTACGCCCTCTTCCCCCACATGAACGTCTACCAGAACATCGCCTATGGCTTACAGGTCACCCGCCGGCCCAAAGAAGAAATCCGCGAGCGGGTGGCCGAGGTGGTGCGCCTGGTGGGCCTGACGGGCCTCGAGGAGCGCCCGGTAGCGGCTTTATCGGGAGGGCAGCAGCAGCGGGTGGCCCTGGCCCGCTCGCTGGTCATGCAGCCGCGGATTCTACTCTTCGACGAACCGCTTTCCAACCTCGATGCCAAACTGCGCAAGCGGGTGCGCGAGGAAATCCGCGACATCCAGCAGGAGCTTGGCATCACCTCGCTTTACGTAACCCACGACCAGGAAGAGGCCATGGCCATCTCCGACCTGGTGGTGCTGATGAACAAAGGGGTCATCGAGCAGCAAGGCGACCCCCGCACCCTCTACACCCGGCCCGTCAGTCGCTTCGCCGCCGACTTCATCGGGCGGGCCAACTTCATCGAAGGGCATTACAGCGGCGGTCTAATCCAGGTGGCAGGTTACAGCCAGCCCCACCAGCAAAGCGGCATCTCGGGCAAGGTAACGGTGATGGTACGCCCCGAGGCGCTGCGGGTCTTTAGGGAAGGGGAGGGCCTCGAGGGCACCATGCATGGCGTGGCTTTTTTGGGCTCTTCCACCGAGTTTAGCGTGGATACCGCGGTGGGGAGGCTCGAGGGGGTGGTCGCAGGGGATGCCCCCGAGCTGCCCGGTCGGGGCGAGAAGGTCAAAGTGCAGTTCGCACCCCAGGGCACCTTCCTGCTGCCTGGCTAG
- a CDS encoding UDP-3-O-(3-hydroxymyristoyl)glucosamine N-acyltransferase gives MLLSEIAQHLGGRLEGPDTEVSCLAAPDQARPGQLVVVREARFLQAALDSGAALLLDEASACPPAVSRVRVPSVQKVWPLVLALFDVPETWASPGVHPTATIEAGAVVDPTASIGAYVLVCRGARVGAGAVVAPYCYIGEEAEIGPRTVLEPRVTLYPRTCLGADCHLGAGTVLGVVGFGFQDNRRLPHTGRVVLEDEVELGANCVVQRSVVGETRIGARSKIGDLTDIGHNVQIGKDVVMVGSSAIGGSAVVEDGVLMGGWVVIADHVRVGQAARLTGGSSISKDVPAGETWASGIPAQPALKHWRRLALLDWLASVERTLRQLLNQGR, from the coding sequence ATGCTGCTCTCTGAAATTGCCCAACACCTAGGGGGTCGCCTCGAGGGCCCCGACACCGAAGTTTCCTGTCTGGCTGCCCCCGACCAGGCCCGGCCCGGCCAGCTGGTGGTGGTGCGGGAGGCACGGTTTTTGCAGGCAGCGCTGGACAGTGGGGCGGCCTTGTTGCTGGATGAGGCCAGCGCGTGTCCCCCGGCGGTCAGCCGAGTTCGCGTGCCCTCGGTGCAAAAGGTCTGGCCGCTGGTGCTGGCCCTTTTTGACGTGCCCGAGACCTGGGCCAGCCCTGGCGTTCACCCTACCGCCACCATCGAGGCTGGGGCCGTGGTAGACCCTACCGCCTCGATTGGGGCCTACGTGCTGGTGTGCCGGGGTGCTCGAGTTGGAGCCGGGGCGGTGGTTGCGCCTTACTGCTACATTGGCGAGGAAGCAGAAATTGGTCCCCGGACGGTGCTCGAGCCCCGGGTTACACTCTACCCCCGCACCTGCCTGGGCGCGGATTGCCACCTTGGGGCCGGCACGGTGCTGGGGGTGGTGGGATTTGGATTTCAGGATAACCGACGCTTGCCCCACACCGGCCGGGTGGTGCTGGAGGATGAAGTCGAGCTGGGAGCCAATTGCGTGGTGCAGCGCAGCGTGGTGGGGGAGACCCGTATCGGGGCCCGCAGCAAAATTGGCGACCTTACCGACATTGGACACAACGTCCAGATAGGCAAGGATGTGGTAATGGTGGGCAGCAGCGCCATTGGCGGCAGTGCCGTGGTGGAGGACGGGGTGTTGATGGGGGGGTGGGTGGTGATTGCCGACCATGTGCGGGTGGGCCAGGCTGCCCGGCTTACCGGCGGTAGCAGCATCTCAAAAGACGTTCCCGCGGGGGAAACCTGGGCCAGCGGGATTCCGGCCCAGCCTGCTTTAAAGCATTGGCGGCGGCTGGCGCTGCTGGACTGGCTGGCCAGCGTAGAGCGTACCCTGCGGCAGCTGCTTAACCAGGGGCGTTAA
- the argB gene encoding acetylglutamate kinase, with translation MEQALLVKIGGSLKEAGELLDEISTYPGPLVLVHGGGPRIAEWLNRMGFETHFHQGLRITPPEQMEVVEMVLTTLGKHLADGLSRRGRLSLALTGRDAELLQARLLDPMLGRVGEVVRVNTDALQKLLQAGLTPLVAPIGLDPQGPLNINADTAAGAIAGALHLPAIFLTDVVGVLRDPKDPSSRFPQLSQSQVQALIQEGTISGGMIPKVEAALNALRKGAPWATVARGARGILQGVLEGTAGTRIVV, from the coding sequence ATGGAACAGGCTTTGCTGGTAAAAATCGGGGGTAGTCTCAAGGAAGCAGGGGAGCTGCTCGATGAGATAAGCACCTATCCCGGGCCCCTAGTGCTGGTACACGGGGGTGGCCCCCGAATTGCCGAGTGGTTGAACCGGATGGGCTTCGAAACCCATTTTCATCAGGGGTTGCGCATTACCCCGCCCGAACAGATGGAAGTGGTGGAGATGGTTCTCACCACCCTGGGCAAGCACCTTGCCGATGGGCTTTCTCGCCGTGGGCGGCTCAGCCTGGCCTTGACCGGAAGGGATGCAGAGCTGCTTCAGGCCCGTTTGTTAGACCCCATGCTGGGCCGGGTGGGCGAGGTGGTCAGGGTCAACACCGATGCCTTACAAAAGTTGTTGCAAGCTGGACTCACCCCCCTGGTGGCCCCCATCGGCCTCGACCCCCAGGGCCCCCTCAACATCAACGCCGACACCGCCGCTGGAGCCATCGCCGGAGCGCTACACCTGCCGGCCATCTTCCTGACCGATGTGGTGGGGGTGCTGCGCGACCCCAAAGACCCCTCGAGCCGCTTTCCACAGCTTAGCCAGTCACAGGTACAGGCTTTAATTCAAGAAGGCACGATCTCCGGTGGCATGATTCCAAAAGTCGAAGCCGCCCTGAACGCGCTGCGTAAGGGCGCCCCCTGGGCCACCGTCGCCAGGGGTGCCCGGGGCATCCTGCAAGGGGTTCTGGAGGGCACAGCAGGCACGCGGATTGTGGTTTGA